A region of Thiofilum sp. DNA encodes the following proteins:
- the hisC gene encoding histidinol-phosphate transaminase produces MSQFWSAHVHDLDPYVPGEQPKDQRYIKLNTNECPYPPSPKAIQAIQSANLEHLRLYPDPNGDIVKEAVIEYFKEYNLERNEVFVGNGSDEVLAHVFCGLLKHDLPLLYPDISYSFYPVYANLYQIETDVIPLRDDFTINIDDYQRPNGGIIFPNPNAPTGIALPLAAIETLLQRNPHSVVVVDEAYVDFGAESAVSLVKQYANLLIVQTLSKSRALAGLRLGFAIGQADLIEALERVKNSFNSYPLDRLALIAGAAAILDRDYLHYVSRAIEQTRSTTVQGLERLGFKVLPSRANFIFARPPQGQAQSLYSQLKERGILVRYFNKPRLNEYLRITIGTDEEMTELLTQLRRLVG; encoded by the coding sequence ATGAGCCAATTTTGGAGCGCCCACGTTCACGACCTCGATCCCTATGTTCCCGGTGAGCAACCCAAGGATCAGCGTTATATTAAGCTCAATACCAATGAATGCCCTTATCCACCTTCGCCTAAAGCGATTCAAGCGATTCAAAGCGCTAATCTAGAGCATCTGCGTCTATATCCAGATCCTAATGGCGATATAGTGAAAGAGGCAGTGATTGAGTACTTTAAGGAATATAACTTAGAGCGCAACGAAGTATTTGTGGGCAATGGCTCTGATGAAGTGTTAGCACATGTGTTTTGCGGACTCTTAAAGCACGATTTGCCGCTGCTTTATCCCGATATTAGCTATAGCTTTTATCCGGTTTATGCCAATTTGTATCAGATTGAGACCGATGTAATTCCACTGCGTGATGATTTCACCATCAACATTGATGATTATCAGCGCCCGAATGGAGGCATTATTTTTCCTAATCCTAATGCACCGACTGGAATCGCTTTACCTTTAGCCGCTATTGAAACCTTATTACAGCGTAATCCTCATTCGGTAGTAGTGGTGGATGAGGCATATGTTGATTTTGGGGCTGAGAGTGCCGTTAGTTTAGTAAAACAGTATGCTAATTTATTGATAGTACAAACTCTGTCAAAATCACGGGCTTTAGCGGGTTTGCGTTTGGGATTTGCCATAGGGCAGGCTGATTTAATTGAGGCATTGGAGCGCGTTAAAAACTCATTTAATTCTTATCCCTTGGATCGTTTAGCTCTGATTGCAGGAGCGGCGGCTATTTTAGATCGGGATTATCTTCATTATGTAAGCCGTGCCATTGAGCAGACTCGTTCTACTACGGTGCAAGGTTTAGAACGTTTAGGTTTTAAAGTATTACCCTCGCGGGCTAATTTTATTTTTGCGCGTCCCCCACAGGGTCAAGCTCAAAGCTTATATAGCCAATTAAAAGAGCGGGGTATTTTGGTGCGGTATTTTAATAAGCCGCGTTTAAATGAGTATCTGCGTATTACGATTGGCACGGATGAGGAAATGACTGAGTTGTTGACCCAACTGAGACGCTTAGTAGGGTAA
- the rlmC gene encoding 23S rRNA (uracil(747)-C(5))-methyltransferase RlmC, with amino-acid sequence MTALHCPHFSAQRCHSCRWLDIPYEQQIQQKQQHLEQILAPYHVKAYEPVTTSPISAFRNKAKMVALGAAHQPLLGIISPQGENISLVDCPLYSDTMQQVLNYLERWIQKAGIPPYRIDKQKGELKYILLTQSQATGEFLLRFVLRSENALARIQANLAYLLTEFPAIKVVSANIQPIHMAVLEGEQEIFLTEAKVIEEHFNHVPLKIRPKSFFQTNPFVAAQLYQTAREWTSILEAKHIWDLFCGVGGFGLHCATPETHLTGIEIEAEAIECAKQSAQALGLKQINFQALDSSTFTLRPNNRPDLIIVNPPRRGIGRILAETINEFAPKAILYSSCNAVTLASDLKYLDKYTIEKVQLFDMFPHTAHYEVLCLLRLSAK; translated from the coding sequence ATGACTGCTCTCCACTGCCCTCACTTTAGCGCCCAACGCTGCCACTCTTGCCGTTGGCTCGATATACCCTATGAGCAACAAATTCAACAAAAACAACAGCATTTAGAGCAAATACTCGCTCCTTATCATGTTAAAGCTTACGAGCCAGTCACAACCAGCCCTATTAGCGCCTTTCGCAATAAAGCCAAAATGGTAGCACTCGGTGCAGCACACCAACCATTATTAGGCATTATTAGTCCGCAAGGTGAAAATATTAGCCTAGTCGATTGCCCGCTTTATTCTGACACTATGCAGCAGGTATTAAATTATCTAGAGCGCTGGATTCAAAAAGCGGGCATTCCCCCCTATCGTATTGATAAGCAAAAAGGCGAATTAAAATATATTTTGCTTACTCAAAGCCAAGCGACTGGCGAATTTTTATTACGTTTTGTGCTCAGAAGTGAAAATGCCCTAGCGCGTATTCAGGCAAATTTAGCCTATTTACTCACGGAGTTTCCCGCTATTAAAGTGGTCTCCGCCAATATTCAACCAATTCACATGGCAGTATTAGAGGGTGAGCAGGAAATATTTTTAACTGAAGCTAAAGTAATCGAGGAGCATTTTAATCATGTTCCCTTAAAGATTCGCCCTAAAAGCTTTTTTCAAACTAATCCCTTTGTTGCTGCTCAGCTTTATCAAACCGCTAGAGAGTGGACGAGTATTTTAGAAGCTAAACATATTTGGGATTTATTTTGTGGTGTGGGTGGTTTTGGTTTGCACTGTGCCACACCTGAAACGCATTTAACGGGAATTGAAATTGAAGCGGAAGCAATTGAGTGTGCTAAACAATCCGCGCAAGCATTGGGATTAAAACAGATTAACTTCCAAGCTCTAGATTCGAGTACTTTTACTTTGAGACCCAATAATCGACCTGATTTGATTATTGTAAACCCACCGAGACGGGGTATTGGTCGAATACTCGCTGAAACGATTAATGAGTTTGCACCTAAAGCTATTTTATATTCAAGCTGTAATGCGGTAACACTGGCTAGTGATTTAAAATATTTAGATAAGTATACGATTGAAAAGGTGCAATTGTTTGATATGTTTCCCCATACTGCCCATTATGAAGTACTGTGCTTATTAAGGCTTAGCGCTAAATAA
- a CDS encoding Nif3-like dinuclear metal center hexameric protein encodes MDLYELDRYLEHLLSVSKFKDYCPNGIQVEGKSEITTIVSGVTASQALLDRAVSLKADAVLVHHGYFWRGEPYVVRGMKKKRLATLLKHDMSLLAYHLPLDAHPTLGNNAQLAQRLGFQVEGVMDERELQGVGNIGVLAQPMTLTEFALRVASALQREPTLVSGGSHLIKRIAWCTGGAQSYIDRAAELGVDAYLSGEISEQTTHSARELGIHYIGAGHHATECYGIQALGEHLAEQFGLKHLFVDLDNPA; translated from the coding sequence ATGGATTTATATGAGTTAGATCGCTATTTAGAACACTTACTAAGTGTTAGTAAGTTTAAAGATTATTGTCCTAATGGCATTCAAGTTGAAGGTAAGTCTGAGATTACCACGATTGTATCGGGTGTGACGGCGAGCCAAGCTTTATTAGACCGAGCAGTGAGTTTAAAAGCGGATGCGGTTTTAGTGCATCATGGTTATTTTTGGCGTGGCGAGCCTTATGTGGTGCGGGGTATGAAGAAAAAGCGTTTGGCTACCCTACTTAAGCATGATATGAGTTTGCTAGCCTATCATTTACCCTTAGACGCGCATCCTACGCTGGGTAATAATGCGCAATTAGCCCAGCGCTTAGGGTTTCAAGTTGAGGGCGTCATGGATGAGCGCGAGTTACAAGGTGTGGGTAATATTGGGGTATTAGCCCAGCCAATGACCTTAACCGAGTTTGCTTTAAGAGTAGCCTCAGCATTACAGCGTGAGCCTACTTTAGTGAGTGGTGGCTCACACTTGATTAAGCGCATTGCGTGGTGCACCGGAGGAGCGCAGAGTTATATTGATCGTGCCGCCGAGTTAGGGGTTGATGCTTATTTAAGCGGTGAAATTTCTGAGCAAACGACTCATAGCGCCCGTGAATTAGGGATTCACTATATTGGCGCGGGTCATCATGCGACGGAGTGTTATGGGATACAGGCGCTTGGGGAACATTTAGCCGAGCAGTTTGGCTTAAAACATCTCTTTGTGGATTTGGATAACCCTGCATAA
- the petA gene encoding ubiquinol-cytochrome c reductase iron-sulfur subunit, with the protein MANSGVDKSRRRFLIAATGVVGGAGTVALAAPFLTSMSPSARALAAGAPVEFNLSKVEPGQQVRVKWRGKPVWVVNRTPEMVQGLASLNDKLKDPESIIPSQQPEYAKNLYRSRKEQYLVLVGICTHLGCSPTYRPEVAPADLGADWIGGWYCPCHGSRFDLAGRVYKNVPAGSNLEVPPYYFKDDSTILIGLNDAKEAA; encoded by the coding sequence ATGGCAAATTCAGGAGTAGATAAAAGCCGCCGCCGCTTCCTTATCGCTGCCACTGGGGTAGTGGGAGGAGCTGGAACGGTTGCGCTTGCAGCTCCATTTCTTACGTCGATGTCTCCTAGTGCGCGTGCGCTTGCAGCCGGTGCACCTGTGGAGTTCAATCTAAGTAAGGTGGAGCCGGGTCAGCAGGTACGTGTGAAATGGCGTGGTAAACCTGTTTGGGTAGTAAACCGTACACCTGAAATGGTGCAAGGTTTAGCCTCTTTAAATGATAAGCTGAAAGATCCAGAGTCGATTATTCCTTCTCAGCAACCCGAATACGCAAAAAATCTCTATCGTTCACGTAAAGAGCAGTATTTGGTATTAGTAGGGATCTGTACGCATTTAGGATGTTCTCCTACTTATCGTCCAGAAGTTGCACCTGCTGATTTAGGGGCTGATTGGATTGGTGGTTGGTATTGCCCTTGCCACGGTTCACGCTTTGATTTAGCGGGTCGCGTGTATAAAAACGTTCCTGCTGGCAGCAATTTAGAAGTGCCCCCTTATTATTTCAAAGACGATAGTACTATTTTAATCGGCTTAAATGATGCTAAGGAGGCGGCATAA
- a CDS encoding cytochrome b N-terminal domain-containing protein: MADRPAHNYKGFLGWVEDRFPLMETWNYHLAQYYAPKNFNFWYFFGSLAILVLVIQIVSGLFLAFNYKPDAAYAFASVEYIMRDVPGGWFIRYMHSTGASAFFVVVYLHMFRALIYGSYKGKRELIWLIGMAIYVVLMATAFMGYLLPWGQMSYWGAQVIINLFNTVPYIGNELSTWIRGDFVLGDATLNRFFALHFFLPALILPALVFVHIVALHAVGSNNPDGVEVKQGPKGNLWSPNAPTDGIPFHPYYTVKDIVGVAVFLFFFFAIVFFAPEMGGYFLEKPNFEPANALKTPLHIAPVWYFTPFYTVLRAVPDPWYGTLAMFSAIIVLFLLPWLDQNPIKSWRYRNLAHKANLLIFALVFIVLGWMGVEAVTPAFKELGTRMTEIYFLFFVVIWVHSRPATVNYLMWFGILLGLVVLIDLLRYNGDVQEEAHQILVQFIWPLAYLTITLLLPAFISKWNQEKPVPDRVTG; the protein is encoded by the coding sequence ATGGCAGATCGTCCCGCTCATAATTACAAAGGTTTTTTAGGTTGGGTAGAAGACCGCTTCCCTTTAATGGAAACGTGGAACTATCACTTAGCACAATACTATGCACCTAAAAACTTTAACTTTTGGTATTTCTTTGGCTCACTGGCTATTTTAGTGTTAGTGATTCAGATCGTTTCAGGTTTGTTCTTAGCTTTTAACTATAAGCCTGATGCTGCCTACGCCTTCGCTTCTGTTGAATACATTATGCGTGACGTGCCCGGTGGTTGGTTTATTCGTTATATGCACTCTACTGGTGCTTCCGCCTTTTTCGTCGTAGTTTACCTACATATGTTCCGTGCCTTAATTTACGGCTCCTATAAAGGTAAACGTGAGCTGATTTGGTTAATCGGTATGGCGATTTATGTGGTGCTGATGGCGACTGCATTCATGGGTTACTTATTACCTTGGGGACAAATGTCTTATTGGGGTGCACAAGTTATTATTAACTTATTCAACACCGTGCCCTATATCGGTAATGAATTATCGACTTGGATTCGCGGTGACTTCGTATTAGGTGATGCGACTCTAAACCGTTTCTTTGCTCTGCACTTCTTCTTACCCGCATTAATTTTACCTGCGCTAGTATTTGTGCACATTGTGGCTCTCCATGCGGTAGGTTCTAATAATCCTGACGGTGTTGAAGTCAAGCAAGGTCCTAAAGGTAATCTATGGAGTCCTAATGCACCGACTGATGGTATTCCTTTCCATCCTTATTACACCGTAAAAGATATTGTGGGTGTGGCGGTCTTCTTATTCTTCTTCTTTGCCATTGTGTTCTTTGCTCCAGAAATGGGGGGCTATTTCTTAGAAAAGCCTAACTTTGAACCAGCTAATGCGCTAAAAACACCTTTACATATTGCTCCGGTATGGTATTTCACACCGTTTTATACCGTATTACGTGCAGTGCCTGATCCTTGGTACGGTACTCTAGCGATGTTCTCGGCGATTATTGTATTGTTCCTATTACCTTGGTTAGATCAAAATCCAATTAAATCATGGCGCTATCGTAATCTGGCTCATAAAGCTAATTTACTGATTTTTGCTCTAGTATTCATCGTATTAGGTTGGATGGGTGTGGAAGCGGTGACCCCTGCTTTTAAAGAGCTAGGTACACGTATGACTGAGATTTACTTCTTATTCTTCGTGGTGATTTGGGTACATAGTCGTCCAGCGACCGTTAATTACTTAATGTGGTTTGGGATTTTATTAGGTTTGGTCGTGTTAATTGATTTATTGCGTTATAACGGCGATGTGCAAGAAGAGGCTCATCAAATTTTAGTTCAGTTTATTTGGCCTTTGGCTTATCTGACTATTACCTTGTTGTTGCCTGCCTTTATATCGAAGTGGAATCAGGAAAAGCCTGTTCCAGACCGTGTTACAGGTTAA
- a CDS encoding pentapeptide repeat-containing protein, translating into MYGTFLNAYQVEHKVQAQEDMTGINLSGKDLSHAKLSKARFNSADLSKANLSGADLSGADLAGANLNGANLTGANLVNATLTSTDLSNAILCGANLSEAIMSNANLSNADLTNANLKHADIEGINLAGTKGYMGTHGI; encoded by the coding sequence ATGTATGGTACATTTTTGAATGCCTATCAAGTAGAGCACAAAGTACAAGCTCAAGAAGATATGACAGGGATTAATCTTAGTGGCAAAGATTTAAGTCATGCCAAACTAAGTAAAGCGCGGTTTAATTCTGCTGATCTTAGTAAAGCTAATCTGAGCGGAGCTGATTTAAGCGGGGCCGATCTAGCTGGTGCTAATTTAAACGGTGCTAACCTGACCGGAGCTAATCTAGTTAATGCTACCCTTACCAGTACTGATTTAAGCAATGCTATTCTGTGTGGAGCCAACCTATCAGAAGCCATTATGTCTAATGCTAACCTTAGTAATGCCGATTTAACTAATGCTAACTTAAAACATGCTGATATAGAGGGTATCAACCTAGCTGGAACAAAAGGTTATATGGGTACTCACGGGATATAG